In one Cellulomonas sp. JZ18 genomic region, the following are encoded:
- a CDS encoding copper transporter — MIDFRYHVVSLISVFLALAVGIALGAGPLKETIGDTLTGQVEQLRAEKEDLRAQLDAAGTDEAAAEAVVSASAERLLGGSLTDRRVALVLLDEVPEDQVTALGERIGQAGASVAATVRLTDAWTDPALRTYRQALAGTLVSYLDAAPPADAGTETELADALVQGLTGADASAPDQVSENAATLVELLSSGDNPLIAVTGEVAGPADAVVVVAGPPADPAQASPSPDAAAAGRDAELAVLDAAQRLSQGAVLADGPRTPESLTSAVLADGERTERLTTVSRTDDVTGQVVVPLALAARIAGENGHYGYGDDLEPLPPVVQLPPVDRTPAADGTGATDAGTDPAAGAGAEGQG; from the coding sequence GTGATCGACTTCCGGTACCACGTCGTCTCCCTCATCTCCGTCTTCCTCGCGCTGGCCGTCGGCATCGCGCTGGGCGCGGGACCGCTCAAGGAGACGATCGGCGACACCCTGACCGGCCAGGTCGAGCAGCTGCGCGCCGAGAAGGAGGACCTGCGCGCCCAGCTGGACGCCGCCGGCACCGACGAGGCGGCGGCCGAGGCCGTCGTGTCCGCGTCCGCCGAGCGCCTGCTCGGCGGGTCGCTCACCGACCGCCGCGTCGCGCTCGTGCTGCTCGACGAGGTGCCGGAGGACCAGGTCACGGCCCTCGGCGAGCGGATCGGCCAGGCGGGCGCGAGCGTGGCGGCGACGGTCCGGCTGACGGACGCGTGGACGGACCCGGCGCTGCGGACCTACCGGCAGGCGCTCGCCGGCACGCTCGTGTCGTACCTCGACGCCGCGCCGCCGGCCGACGCGGGCACCGAGACGGAGCTCGCCGACGCGCTGGTGCAGGGGCTGACGGGCGCCGACGCGTCCGCGCCCGACCAGGTGTCGGAGAACGCCGCGACGCTCGTCGAGCTCCTGTCGTCCGGTGACAACCCGCTCATCGCGGTGACGGGCGAGGTCGCGGGGCCGGCGGACGCGGTCGTCGTCGTCGCCGGCCCGCCCGCGGACCCGGCGCAGGCCTCCCCGAGCCCGGACGCGGCGGCCGCCGGGCGCGACGCGGAGCTCGCGGTCCTCGACGCCGCGCAGCGGCTGTCGCAGGGGGCGGTGCTGGCGGACGGCCCGCGCACGCCGGAGTCGCTCACGTCGGCCGTGCTGGCCGACGGTGAGCGCACCGAGCGGCTGACGACGGTCTCGCGCACCGACGACGTCACGGGCCAGGTCGTCGTGCCGCTGGCGCTCGCGGCACGCATCGCCGGCGAGAACGGCCACTACGGCTACGGGGACGACCTCGAGCCGCTGCCGCCGGTCGTCCAGCTGCCCCCGGTCGACCGGACGCCGGCCGCGGACGGGACCGGTGCGACGGACGCCGGCACGGACCCGGCCGCGGGCGCCGGCGCGGAGGGCCAGGGGTGA
- the steA gene encoding putative cytokinetic ring protein SteA, whose amino-acid sequence MRVSLRRRTSAPDTGEVVGPARVDRRTKSLTKRLRPGDVAVIDHLDLDRVSAEALVRCQPAAVLNAAPSTSGRYPNLGPEILVSAGIPLVDDLGADVMAVAEGRTLRVVDGAVYDGEALVAEGVAQTPESVAATMEEARAGLSVQLESFAANTMDYLRRERELLLDGVGVPDVDTRLEGRQVLIVVRGYHYKEDLVTLRPYIREYRPVLIGVDGGADAILEAGWRPDMIVGDMDSVSDRALQCGAEIVVHAYRDGRAPGLARVEQLGVPHVVFPATGTSEDVAMLLADDKGAELIVAVGTHATLVEFLDKGRAGMASTFLTRLRVGGKLVDAKGVSRLYQHRISNVQLTLLVLAGLLALGVALASTAAGQTLIGLLGARLDDVVSWFGSLVGGSP is encoded by the coding sequence ATGAGAGTCTCCCTGCGCAGGCGGACGAGCGCGCCCGACACCGGTGAGGTGGTCGGGCCGGCGCGCGTCGACCGCCGCACCAAGTCCCTGACCAAGCGCCTGCGTCCCGGCGACGTGGCCGTGATCGACCACCTGGACCTCGACCGCGTGTCGGCCGAGGCCCTCGTGCGGTGCCAGCCCGCCGCGGTGCTCAACGCGGCCCCGTCGACGTCCGGTCGGTACCCGAACCTCGGTCCCGAGATCCTCGTCTCCGCGGGCATCCCGCTCGTGGACGACCTCGGGGCCGACGTGATGGCGGTCGCGGAGGGACGCACGCTGCGTGTCGTCGACGGCGCGGTCTACGACGGGGAGGCGCTCGTCGCCGAGGGCGTCGCGCAGACGCCCGAGTCCGTGGCCGCGACGATGGAGGAGGCGCGCGCCGGTCTGTCGGTGCAGCTCGAGTCCTTCGCGGCGAACACGATGGACTACCTGCGCCGTGAGCGGGAGCTGCTGCTCGACGGCGTCGGCGTGCCCGACGTGGACACGCGGCTCGAGGGGCGCCAGGTCCTCATCGTCGTCCGCGGCTACCACTACAAGGAGGACCTCGTCACGCTGCGCCCGTACATCCGGGAGTACCGTCCGGTGCTCATCGGCGTGGACGGCGGCGCGGACGCGATCCTCGAGGCGGGCTGGCGGCCCGACATGATCGTCGGCGACATGGACTCCGTCTCCGACCGTGCCCTGCAGTGCGGCGCCGAGATCGTCGTGCACGCCTACCGGGACGGTCGTGCACCGGGCCTCGCACGGGTCGAGCAGCTCGGGGTGCCGCACGTCGTCTTCCCCGCGACGGGCACGAGCGAGGACGTCGCGATGCTGCTCGCGGACGACAAGGGCGCCGAGCTCATCGTCGCGGTGGGGACGCACGCGACCCTGGTCGAGTTCCTCGACAAGGGCCGGGCGGGCATGGCGAGCACGTTCCTGACGCGGCTGCGCGTGGGCGGCAAGCTCGTCGACGCCAAGGGCGTGTCGCGCCTGTACCAGCACCGCATCTCGAACGTGCAGCTCACGCTGCTGGTCCTCGCCGGCCTGCTGGCGCTCGGCGTGGCGCTCGCGTCCACGGCCGCGGGTCAGACGCTGATCGGCCTGCTGGGCGCGCGCCTCGACGACGTCGTCTCCTGGTTCGGCTCGCTCGTCGGCGGCTCGCCGTGA